DNA sequence from the Bacteroidales bacterium genome:
ATAACAAGGTCATCGACATGGCACTCAATTTCTGGAAACGCAACGACATGAGCATAACAAATCCAATGGGAGCCAGCATAACGATCCATCCAAAAATTGAAAGGCCTGTTTCCGTAACAAGCAAACTAAGTATCGCAGGTGTCTGGGCCACAAAATAGGCAGTTCCGGCAGTGAGGGCCAGTGCAATAAACATCCATGAAAATACTCCGCTCATGAAGGTCCGAACAATGGTTTGGTCTTTGAGCGTAATATCCGGAAGTGTATTATATTGATTCTCGTTCATAGTTTCTTTTAAATTTATTTTTTGCAAAATTACATAATCCTGAGAATTAAATTTCCCAACTTTTGTGAAATCAATGCAATCTTGATCCGATCAGGTGAATGAATTCTGCCCTGGTCTTATCCACCAGGAAGGCGCCGGTAAAATCACTGGTCGTGGTCACTGAGTTTTGTTTCTGTATTCCTCTCATGCTCATGCACATATGCTGAGCTTCAATAACCACTGCGACTCCAAGGGGTTTAAGGGTATTATAGATACATTCCTTAATTTGCGTAGTAAGCCGCTCCTGTACCTGCAGCCTTCTTGCGAATGCATCCACAACCCTGGGTATTTTACTCAGTCCAACAATATGCCCGTTTGGAATATAGGCTACATGTGCTTTGCCGAAAAACGGGATCATATGATGCTCGCACATTGAATACAGCTCAATATCCTTCACAATAACCATCTGTTTGTAATCTTCACTGAACATAGCAGAGCGTAAGATCTCATCAGGATCCAGATCATACCCATGAGTTAGGTATTGCATAGCTTTGGCAACTCTTTCCGGTGTTTTCATCAGGCCTTCACGCTCGGGATTCTCACCAATCAACTTCAATATCTCTTTGTAATGTACAGCAAGTTCACTGATAGTCTGAACATTGTACAGGTCGCGTTTTTCGTAACCGTCCTGCTGAGGGTAATCATCCATCATGTTTTCTATGATCATTCCTTTTACTATTTCACTGCTCATCGTAATGTCTTTTAACAATTAAATTGTACTTTTCTTAAGAACTCAACCCCGGATGTTATCTAAAGAATTACCGTAGTATTCAACAAAGTTGTTCTCTGTTTCATAGAGCTGGATTTTGTGTAAAACGGAACCTAGTTCTGCAATGGGTTTTTCAAGTTCTCCCCAGATACCAATGGCAATATTTTCAGCAGAAGCAAGTACTCCTGACAAAAAATCAACTTCCAGGTTTATATTCTTATGATCCAGTTTCTCAATAACCAATCGGTTAACGAGTTCACTGAGATCTTTCAGGTTCATCAGGAAGCCGGTTTCAGGGTTTACCTCTCCTTTCACAGTCACATAAAGCGTGTAATTATGACCATGCCAGTTGGGATTGGAACATTTTCCGAAAATCTCCAGGTTTTTAGTGTCACTATAGTCTGGGCGGAATAACCTGTGTGCTGCATTGAACCGTTCCCGGCGTGTTACATAAATCATCGGGGCTTTTTAAAGTAATGGGATTTGTTCGTGTTGTTTAACTTTTGTTTAGTATTTGATAAACAAACAAAATAGAATTTGGTTCATGGCTTCCCGGCGGTATTGCCCATTTTACTGATTTTAAGAAGCCATATGACTTCCAACAAGGTGTAAACGATGTAGAGAACAAAGATGCTGATGACAAAACGAATGGCATCAGTCTTGAAGAAATACAGGTAGAATGTAATCAGGACCAGTAACAGCAATAGTTTGATGACACTGGCAGCCATGAAAATATTGGTAAACCTGTTGAATTTACCTGTACTTGCCTTCAGCAGGATGTAATACAGGAATGAGGTAGAGAAAATGAACAAAAGGATTAGCCAGGGCAATGCCGGACTATAAAGAGCCGGGAGGAAATAGGCTAGACCTGCAGCAGTTATGGAAATCAGGAGGGATATAATAGCAAGGTTCTTTGCAAACCGGGTAAGCATTTCTTTCATAAAACTTATTTTCGGATAAGGTCCTTAATGGCTGAATAGATGGCTGCAGAAACAGCCAGTACAGATAAGATAAGGGTAAAAACAGGGAATTTCAGGTTGAGCCATTCATCAATTTTTACACCTCCGAAAACACCCACACCAATAATAGCAAACATCTGGAATGCCAGGTTCGAATACCTTGCATAACCACTAAGTTGTTTTTTGCCTTCTTCAGGCGATGACACTTTCGGTGGCGTAGGAGATTTTTTCATTTGGGATTTCATGATTACCCATGCTACAAGCTCCGGTAAAAACGGCTCCAGGTTCAATTGCCAGCTTATTGGTGAGAATATCCCCAGATACAACAGCACTAGCTTTCAGACTAAGCAGCTCATTCACTTTGAGATGCGCCTTCACTTCCCCTGAAATATCAGCATTCTGACAAATAATTTCTCCTTCGATTCTTCCGGTTGATCCAATCACAACTTTTCCTGAAGATTTTATGGTTCCTTTAAGGCTTCCATCAATTCGAATATCTCCGTTCGAAATAATATCTCCGGTAATTTCTGTGCCATTGCCGATCAGGTTGACCGAAGGATTTTCGGGAAGTATGGTTTTTGACATATGGAATGATTTTAATCATTTTCGCTGAAAGCAAAAATAATGCATATAAGGCAAAAATAAGTGCTTATTATGATATTTCCTTAACGAGGATAATTCTTGTTAAAGAAATTGATATAACCATCGTACTTCTTTTCCCTGTAGAAGATCGGATAATTCTCCATTGATATGACAAAATGCTTGTAATCGCTATCTTTCAGGGGCAGCATCACATATTCACTTTGTTGTATAGTTTTGAAGAAATTAATAGCGGCCGTGGCGTTTCTGAAACTGCTGATGGTAATCATTTGCCAGCCGGCATCAAGAAGGATAGCATTTACAGATAGATTATCATTATTGAAGCTCTTCGAAATGAAGTCAGAAATTCGGATTTTGGTTGCACTTACATTCACATTTCTTTCATTCAGCATCATGATATAGAAATGGGTTTGATTGGGATTCACCTTATAAATGGCAGGTACAACTGTATCACTGCTGGATCCAACACTTGCCGTTACTGAGGTCGATAAGGTGTCACCTGTAGTTGTAGTGGTGGCTACTGGTGTTCCTTTGCCATATTTATTGAGGATCTCCTGGGCTAATGGGGTTACGGAGCTACTTGGGTAGGCCTTTACAACCTTATTTAAAACTACCAGCATTGTATCGGTATTTTCAACCTTAGCCAAAGCGAGGGCTTTCAGGTATTCAAATTTGGGAATCAGGTCTTTGTCCTTGTAATTGGTAGTTGCTTCATTACTGTAAAGCAGGACCATCCTGTATTGTCCCCTGGTGAAAGCTTGATAAGTCTCCTCATAAAGGGTGTTGATCCGGTTTTTCTTAG
Encoded proteins:
- the folE gene encoding GTP cyclohydrolase I FolE, encoding MMDDYPQQDGYEKRDLYNVQTISELAVHYKEILKLIGENPEREGLMKTPERVAKAMQYLTHGYDLDPDEILRSAMFSEDYKQMVIVKDIELYSMCEHHMIPFFGKAHVAYIPNGHIVGLSKIPRVVDAFARRLQVQERLTTQIKECIYNTLKPLGVAVVIEAQHMCMSMRGIQKQNSVTTTSDFTGAFLVDKTRAEFIHLIGSRLH
- a CDS encoding 6-carboxytetrahydropterin synthase, which codes for MIYVTRRERFNAAHRLFRPDYSDTKNLEIFGKCSNPNWHGHNYTLYVTVKGEVNPETGFLMNLKDLSELVNRLVIEKLDHKNINLEVDFLSGVLASAENIAIGIWGELEKPIAELGSVLHKIQLYETENNFVEYYGNSLDNIRG
- a CDS encoding AtpZ/AtpI family protein, which translates into the protein MSSPEEGKKQLSGYARYSNLAFQMFAIIGVGVFGGVKIDEWLNLKFPVFTLILSVLAVSAAIYSAIKDLIRK
- a CDS encoding polymer-forming cytoskeletal protein, whose translation is MSKTILPENPSVNLIGNGTEITGDIISNGDIRIDGSLKGTIKSSGKVVIGSTGRIEGEIICQNADISGEVKAHLKVNELLSLKASAVVSGDILTNKLAIEPGAVFTGACSMGNHEIPNEKISYATESVIA